A region from the Drosophila ananassae strain 14024-0371.13 chromosome 2L, ASM1763931v2, whole genome shotgun sequence genome encodes:
- the LOC6494436 gene encoding actin-binding LIM protein 3 isoform X3: MANTSVTISLSVPSDIRYINLCVNIVTATQSQTESHTFGVGLWTERGKMRQGKQKIYCAKCTKKCSGEVLRVADNHFHKACFQCCQCKKSLATGGFFTKDNAYYCIPDYQRLYGTKCATCQQYVEGEVVSTMGKTYHQKCFTCSKCKQPFKSGSKVTNTGKEVLCEQCVSGGPVSAGVGAGTDGGRGGVSSPAPPAESPTRATAHQQLSGGVISQKAHLKEDYDPNDCAGCGELLKEGQALVALDRQWHVSCFRCKACQVVLNGEYMGKDAVPYCEKCYQKGFGVKCAYCSRFISGKVLQAGDNHHFHPTCARCTKCGDPFGDGEEMYLQGSAIWHPRCGPGPSESGIILNGGGGSTSVAGGASNGNFTDTECDRMSSSALSEMHYRTVSPGLILREYGRPIGEDISRIYTYSYLTDAPHYLRKPIEPYDRTPLSPHFHRPSSYAPTPSNAGSVAGSRPPSRPHSRTRSAMKVLVDAIRSETPRPKSPGMNNEEPIELSHYPAAKKPPPGEQPKIERDDFPAPPYPYTDPERRRRYSDTYKGVPVSDDEDENVENGKTNGKIKNGEEQQRLQREAEQLEKLNSGIGSAIAKDLKEHAKYRKWKQNNLDPRNASRTPSASKEPLYKLRYESPIGASPSRNLDHQKPFYEDEMFDRSTSYRGSLGKSLGNAPSYNVVSALRHVPKPGYGLAPRSHTFSSTTSAAATMHGATDFSYGGLGDKTHSTDLSCGKSEASVDSITDGDRRALMGGDLPASSTYSGALSYHYPQAGLIRRSLPNMAHSMLVHEPAKIYPYHLLLITNYRLPSDVDRCNLERHLSDIEFEHILQCARSEFYRLPQWRRNELKRRVKLF, from the exons atggccAACACAAGTGTAACGATCTCCCTGTCCGTCCCATCGGATATACGATATATAAACCTTTGCGTGAATATAGTAACAGCTACACAAAGTCAAACCGAATCGCACACATTCGGAGTGGGGCTCTGGACTGAACGCGGCAAAATGAGGCAAG gtaaacaaaaaatttactGTGCAAAATGTACGAAAAAGTGCTCCGGCGAGGTGCTCCGCGTGGCGGACAATCACTTCCACAAGGCCTGCTTCCAGTGCTGCCAGTGCAAGAAGTCCCTGGCAACGGGCGGTTTCTTCACAAAGGACAACGCCTACTACTGCATACCGGACTATCAGCGACTGTACGGCACGAAGTGCGCCACGTGCCAGCAGTATGTGGAGGGCGAGGTGGTCAGCACCATGGGCAAGACCTACCACCAGAAGTGCTTCACCTGCTCCAAGTGCAAGCAGCCCTTCAAGTCCGGCAGCAAGGTGACCAATACTGGAAAGGAAGTGCTCTGTGAGCAGTGCGTCTCCGGAGGCCCAGTGAGCGCAGGCGTCGGAGCAGGAACAGACGGCGGCAGAGGCGGTGTCTCCTCCCCAGCTCCGCCAGCGGAGAGTCCAACGCGGGCCACCGCCCATCAGCAGCTCTCAGGTGGTGTGATCTCGCAGAAGGCGCACCTGAAGGAGGACTACGATCCCAATGACTGTGCCGGATGCGGAGAGCTCCTCAAGGAGGGCCAGGCTCTGGTGGCCCTCGACCGGCAGTGGCATGTGTCCTGCTTCCGGTGCAAGGCCTGCCAGGTGGTGCTCAACGGCGAGTACATGGGCAAGGATGCGGTGCCGTACTGCGAGAAGTGCTACCAGAAGGGATTCGGAGTAAAGTGCGCTTACTGCAGCCGCTTCATCAGCGGCAAGGTGCTCCAGGCGGGCGACAACCACCACTTCCATCCGACCTGTGCCCGCTGCACCAAGTGCGGCGATCCCTTCGGCGACGGCGAGGAGATGTACCTGCAAGGCAGTGCCATCTGGCATCCACGCTGCGGCCCGGGACCCTCGGAGTCTGGCATTATTCTGAATGGCGGTGGAGGCAGCACCTCGGTGGCTGGCGGCGCCTCCAACGGCAACTTCACAGACACCGAGTGCGACCGGATGAGTTCCAGTGCCCTCAGCGAGATG caTTATCGTACTGTGAGTCCGGGTCTGATACTCCGAGAGTACGGACGACCGATCGGCGAGGATATATCGCGCATCTATACCTACAGCTATCTGACGGATGCCCCACACTACCTGCGCAAGCCGATCGAACCGTACGACAGGACACCCCTCTCACCGCACTTCCACCGGCCCTCCTCGTACGCCCCCACTCCCAGCAATGCGGGATCCGTAGCTGGAAGCCGTCCACCATCGCGTCCTCACTCCAGGACCCGCAGCGCCATGAAGGTCTTGGTGGACGCCATCCGTTCGGAGACGCCCCGCCCCAAGAGTCCGGGCATGAACAACGAGGAACCTATTGAGCTGTCTCACTACCCGGCCGCCAAGAAGCCGCCACCAGGAGAACAGCCCAAGATCGAGAGGGATGACTTCCCAGCTCCGCCGTATCCGTACACGGACCCGGAGCGCCGGCGACGGTATAGTGACACCTACAAGGGTGTCCCCGTTTCAGACGACGAGGACGAGAATGTCGAAAACGGCAAGACGAATGGCAAGATTAAGAATGGCGAGGAACAGCA ACGCCTTCAACGTGAAGCTGAGCAGCTGGAGAAGCTGAACTCCGGCATCGGTTCGGCGATCGCCAAGGACCTCAAGGAGCACGCCAAGTACAGGAAGTGGAAGCAGAACAACTTGGATCCCCGTAATGCCTCCAGGACGCCTTCTGCCTCGAAGGAGCCTCTGTACAAACTGAG GTATGAATCACCTATTGGGGCCTCACCCTCGCGCAATCTGGACCACCAGAAGCCCTTCTACGAGGACGAGATGTTCGATCGCTCTACAAGCTACCGCGGCTCGCTTGGCAAATCGCTGGGAAACGCGCCCAGCTACAATG TGGTGAGTGCGCTGCGCCATGTTCCGAAGCCTGGATACGGCCTGGCTCCACGCTCCCACACATTCAGCTCCACAACCTCCGCTGCGGCCACGATGCATGGTGCCACT GATTTCTCCTATGGAGGTCTCGGCGACAAGACGCACAGCACGGATTTGAGCTGTGGAAAATCGGAAG CCTCGGTGGACTCAATCACAGACGGCGATAGACGTGCCTTGATGGGCGGAGATCTTCCCGCCTCGAGCACATACTCCGGGGCGCTCTCCTACCACTATCCGCAGGCCGGGCTCATCCGGCGCAGTCTGCCCAACATGGCGCACTCGATGCTGGTGCATGAGCCGGCCAAGATCTATCCCTATCACCTACTGCTAATCACAAACTATCGACTGCCTTCCGATGTAGATCGCTGCAATCTGGAG CGTCATCTGTCGGACATCGAGTTCGAGCACATCTTGCAGTGCGCCAGGTCGGAGTTCTACAGGCTGCCCCAGTGGCGCCGCAACGAACTGAAGCGCCGGGTAAAGCTCTTCTAA
- the LOC6494436 gene encoding actin-binding LIM protein 3 isoform X1, which produces MANTSVTISLSVPSDIRYINLCVNIVTATQSQTESHTFGVGLWTERGKMRQGKQKIYCAKCTKKCSGEVLRVADNHFHKACFQCCQCKKSLATGGFFTKDNAYYCIPDYQRLYGTKCATCQQYVEGEVVSTMGKTYHQKCFTCSKCKQPFKSGSKVTNTGKEVLCEQCVSGGPVSAGVGAGTDGGRGGVSSPAPPAESPTRATAHQQLSGGVISQKAHLKEDYDPNDCAGCGELLKEGQALVALDRQWHVSCFRCKACQVVLNGEYMGKDAVPYCEKCYQKGFGVKCAYCSRFISGKVLQAGDNHHFHPTCARCTKCGDPFGDGEEMYLQGSAIWHPRCGPGPSESGIILNGGGGSTSVAGGASNGNFTDTECDRMSSSALSEMYIRSRTPSFNGSLYSSSRKHYRTVSPGLILREYGRPIGEDISRIYTYSYLTDAPHYLRKPIEPYDRTPLSPHFHRPSSYAPTPSNAGSVAGSRPPSRPHSRTRSAMKVLVDAIRSETPRPKSPGMNNEEPIELSHYPAAKKPPPGEQPKIERDDFPAPPYPYTDPERRRRYSDTYKGVPVSDDEDENVENGKTNGKIKNGEEQQRLQREAEQLEKLNSGIGSAIAKDLKEHAKYRKWKQNNLDPRNASRTPSASKEPLYKLRYESPIGASPSRNLDHQKPFYEDEMFDRSTSYRGSLGKSLGNAPSYNVVSALRHVPKPGYGLAPRSHTFSSTTSAAATMHGATDFSYGGLGDKTHSTDLSCGKSEASVDSITDGDRRALMGGDLPASSTYSGALSYHYPQAGLIRRSLPNMAHSMLVHEPAKIYPYHLLLITNYRLPSDVDRCNLERHLSDIEFEHILQCARSEFYRLPQWRRNELKRRVKLF; this is translated from the exons atggccAACACAAGTGTAACGATCTCCCTGTCCGTCCCATCGGATATACGATATATAAACCTTTGCGTGAATATAGTAACAGCTACACAAAGTCAAACCGAATCGCACACATTCGGAGTGGGGCTCTGGACTGAACGCGGCAAAATGAGGCAAG gtaaacaaaaaatttactGTGCAAAATGTACGAAAAAGTGCTCCGGCGAGGTGCTCCGCGTGGCGGACAATCACTTCCACAAGGCCTGCTTCCAGTGCTGCCAGTGCAAGAAGTCCCTGGCAACGGGCGGTTTCTTCACAAAGGACAACGCCTACTACTGCATACCGGACTATCAGCGACTGTACGGCACGAAGTGCGCCACGTGCCAGCAGTATGTGGAGGGCGAGGTGGTCAGCACCATGGGCAAGACCTACCACCAGAAGTGCTTCACCTGCTCCAAGTGCAAGCAGCCCTTCAAGTCCGGCAGCAAGGTGACCAATACTGGAAAGGAAGTGCTCTGTGAGCAGTGCGTCTCCGGAGGCCCAGTGAGCGCAGGCGTCGGAGCAGGAACAGACGGCGGCAGAGGCGGTGTCTCCTCCCCAGCTCCGCCAGCGGAGAGTCCAACGCGGGCCACCGCCCATCAGCAGCTCTCAGGTGGTGTGATCTCGCAGAAGGCGCACCTGAAGGAGGACTACGATCCCAATGACTGTGCCGGATGCGGAGAGCTCCTCAAGGAGGGCCAGGCTCTGGTGGCCCTCGACCGGCAGTGGCATGTGTCCTGCTTCCGGTGCAAGGCCTGCCAGGTGGTGCTCAACGGCGAGTACATGGGCAAGGATGCGGTGCCGTACTGCGAGAAGTGCTACCAGAAGGGATTCGGAGTAAAGTGCGCTTACTGCAGCCGCTTCATCAGCGGCAAGGTGCTCCAGGCGGGCGACAACCACCACTTCCATCCGACCTGTGCCCGCTGCACCAAGTGCGGCGATCCCTTCGGCGACGGCGAGGAGATGTACCTGCAAGGCAGTGCCATCTGGCATCCACGCTGCGGCCCGGGACCCTCGGAGTCTGGCATTATTCTGAATGGCGGTGGAGGCAGCACCTCGGTGGCTGGCGGCGCCTCCAACGGCAACTTCACAGACACCGAGTGCGACCGGATGAGTTCCAGTGCCCTCAGCGAGATG TACATCCGATCCAGAACACCGAGCTTTAATGGTTCACTTTATTCCTCTAGCCGCAag caTTATCGTACTGTGAGTCCGGGTCTGATACTCCGAGAGTACGGACGACCGATCGGCGAGGATATATCGCGCATCTATACCTACAGCTATCTGACGGATGCCCCACACTACCTGCGCAAGCCGATCGAACCGTACGACAGGACACCCCTCTCACCGCACTTCCACCGGCCCTCCTCGTACGCCCCCACTCCCAGCAATGCGGGATCCGTAGCTGGAAGCCGTCCACCATCGCGTCCTCACTCCAGGACCCGCAGCGCCATGAAGGTCTTGGTGGACGCCATCCGTTCGGAGACGCCCCGCCCCAAGAGTCCGGGCATGAACAACGAGGAACCTATTGAGCTGTCTCACTACCCGGCCGCCAAGAAGCCGCCACCAGGAGAACAGCCCAAGATCGAGAGGGATGACTTCCCAGCTCCGCCGTATCCGTACACGGACCCGGAGCGCCGGCGACGGTATAGTGACACCTACAAGGGTGTCCCCGTTTCAGACGACGAGGACGAGAATGTCGAAAACGGCAAGACGAATGGCAAGATTAAGAATGGCGAGGAACAGCA ACGCCTTCAACGTGAAGCTGAGCAGCTGGAGAAGCTGAACTCCGGCATCGGTTCGGCGATCGCCAAGGACCTCAAGGAGCACGCCAAGTACAGGAAGTGGAAGCAGAACAACTTGGATCCCCGTAATGCCTCCAGGACGCCTTCTGCCTCGAAGGAGCCTCTGTACAAACTGAG GTATGAATCACCTATTGGGGCCTCACCCTCGCGCAATCTGGACCACCAGAAGCCCTTCTACGAGGACGAGATGTTCGATCGCTCTACAAGCTACCGCGGCTCGCTTGGCAAATCGCTGGGAAACGCGCCCAGCTACAATG TGGTGAGTGCGCTGCGCCATGTTCCGAAGCCTGGATACGGCCTGGCTCCACGCTCCCACACATTCAGCTCCACAACCTCCGCTGCGGCCACGATGCATGGTGCCACT GATTTCTCCTATGGAGGTCTCGGCGACAAGACGCACAGCACGGATTTGAGCTGTGGAAAATCGGAAG CCTCGGTGGACTCAATCACAGACGGCGATAGACGTGCCTTGATGGGCGGAGATCTTCCCGCCTCGAGCACATACTCCGGGGCGCTCTCCTACCACTATCCGCAGGCCGGGCTCATCCGGCGCAGTCTGCCCAACATGGCGCACTCGATGCTGGTGCATGAGCCGGCCAAGATCTATCCCTATCACCTACTGCTAATCACAAACTATCGACTGCCTTCCGATGTAGATCGCTGCAATCTGGAG CGTCATCTGTCGGACATCGAGTTCGAGCACATCTTGCAGTGCGCCAGGTCGGAGTTCTACAGGCTGCCCCAGTGGCGCCGCAACGAACTGAAGCGCCGGGTAAAGCTCTTCTAA
- the LOC6494436 gene encoding actin-binding LIM protein 1 isoform X7: MANTSVTISLSVPSDIRYINLCVNIVTATQSQTESHTFGVGLWTERGKMRQGKQKIYCAKCTKKCSGEVLRVADNHFHKACFQCCQCKKSLATGGFFTKDNAYYCIPDYQRLYGTKCATCQQYVEGEVVSTMGKTYHQKCFTCSKCKQPFKSGSKVTNTGKEVLCEQCVSGGPVSAGVGAGTDGGRGGVSSPAPPAESPTRATAHQQLSGGVISQKAHLKEDYDPNDCAGCGELLKEGQALVALDRQWHVSCFRCKACQVVLNGEYMGKDAVPYCEKCYQKGFGVKCAYCSRFISGKVLQAGDNHHFHPTCARCTKCGDPFGDGEEMYLQGSAIWHPRCGPGPSESGIILNGGGGSTSVAGGASNGNFTDTECDRMSSSALSEMYIRSRTPSFNGSLYSSSRKHYRTVSPGLILREYGRPIGEDISRIYTYSYLTDAPHYLRKPIEPYDRTPLSPHFHRPSSYAPTPSNAGSVAGSRPPSRPHSRTRSAMKVLVDAIRSETPRPKSPGMNNEEPIELSHYPAAKKPPPGEQPKIERDDFPAPPYPYTDPERRRRYSDTYKGVPVSDDEDENVENGKTNGKIKNGEEQQRLQREAEQLEKLNSGIGSAIAKDLKEHAKYRKWKQNNLDPRNASRTPSASKEPLYKLRYESPIGASPSRNLDHQKPFYEDEMFDRSTSYRGSLGKSLGNAPSYNGFLLWRSRRQDAQHGFELWKIGSLGGLNHRRR, encoded by the exons atggccAACACAAGTGTAACGATCTCCCTGTCCGTCCCATCGGATATACGATATATAAACCTTTGCGTGAATATAGTAACAGCTACACAAAGTCAAACCGAATCGCACACATTCGGAGTGGGGCTCTGGACTGAACGCGGCAAAATGAGGCAAG gtaaacaaaaaatttactGTGCAAAATGTACGAAAAAGTGCTCCGGCGAGGTGCTCCGCGTGGCGGACAATCACTTCCACAAGGCCTGCTTCCAGTGCTGCCAGTGCAAGAAGTCCCTGGCAACGGGCGGTTTCTTCACAAAGGACAACGCCTACTACTGCATACCGGACTATCAGCGACTGTACGGCACGAAGTGCGCCACGTGCCAGCAGTATGTGGAGGGCGAGGTGGTCAGCACCATGGGCAAGACCTACCACCAGAAGTGCTTCACCTGCTCCAAGTGCAAGCAGCCCTTCAAGTCCGGCAGCAAGGTGACCAATACTGGAAAGGAAGTGCTCTGTGAGCAGTGCGTCTCCGGAGGCCCAGTGAGCGCAGGCGTCGGAGCAGGAACAGACGGCGGCAGAGGCGGTGTCTCCTCCCCAGCTCCGCCAGCGGAGAGTCCAACGCGGGCCACCGCCCATCAGCAGCTCTCAGGTGGTGTGATCTCGCAGAAGGCGCACCTGAAGGAGGACTACGATCCCAATGACTGTGCCGGATGCGGAGAGCTCCTCAAGGAGGGCCAGGCTCTGGTGGCCCTCGACCGGCAGTGGCATGTGTCCTGCTTCCGGTGCAAGGCCTGCCAGGTGGTGCTCAACGGCGAGTACATGGGCAAGGATGCGGTGCCGTACTGCGAGAAGTGCTACCAGAAGGGATTCGGAGTAAAGTGCGCTTACTGCAGCCGCTTCATCAGCGGCAAGGTGCTCCAGGCGGGCGACAACCACCACTTCCATCCGACCTGTGCCCGCTGCACCAAGTGCGGCGATCCCTTCGGCGACGGCGAGGAGATGTACCTGCAAGGCAGTGCCATCTGGCATCCACGCTGCGGCCCGGGACCCTCGGAGTCTGGCATTATTCTGAATGGCGGTGGAGGCAGCACCTCGGTGGCTGGCGGCGCCTCCAACGGCAACTTCACAGACACCGAGTGCGACCGGATGAGTTCCAGTGCCCTCAGCGAGATG TACATCCGATCCAGAACACCGAGCTTTAATGGTTCACTTTATTCCTCTAGCCGCAag caTTATCGTACTGTGAGTCCGGGTCTGATACTCCGAGAGTACGGACGACCGATCGGCGAGGATATATCGCGCATCTATACCTACAGCTATCTGACGGATGCCCCACACTACCTGCGCAAGCCGATCGAACCGTACGACAGGACACCCCTCTCACCGCACTTCCACCGGCCCTCCTCGTACGCCCCCACTCCCAGCAATGCGGGATCCGTAGCTGGAAGCCGTCCACCATCGCGTCCTCACTCCAGGACCCGCAGCGCCATGAAGGTCTTGGTGGACGCCATCCGTTCGGAGACGCCCCGCCCCAAGAGTCCGGGCATGAACAACGAGGAACCTATTGAGCTGTCTCACTACCCGGCCGCCAAGAAGCCGCCACCAGGAGAACAGCCCAAGATCGAGAGGGATGACTTCCCAGCTCCGCCGTATCCGTACACGGACCCGGAGCGCCGGCGACGGTATAGTGACACCTACAAGGGTGTCCCCGTTTCAGACGACGAGGACGAGAATGTCGAAAACGGCAAGACGAATGGCAAGATTAAGAATGGCGAGGAACAGCA ACGCCTTCAACGTGAAGCTGAGCAGCTGGAGAAGCTGAACTCCGGCATCGGTTCGGCGATCGCCAAGGACCTCAAGGAGCACGCCAAGTACAGGAAGTGGAAGCAGAACAACTTGGATCCCCGTAATGCCTCCAGGACGCCTTCTGCCTCGAAGGAGCCTCTGTACAAACTGAG GTATGAATCACCTATTGGGGCCTCACCCTCGCGCAATCTGGACCACCAGAAGCCCTTCTACGAGGACGAGATGTTCGATCGCTCTACAAGCTACCGCGGCTCGCTTGGCAAATCGCTGGGAAACGCGCCCAGCTACAATG GATTTCTCCTATGGAGGTCTCGGCGACAAGACGCACAGCACGGATTTGAGCTGTGGAAAATCGGAAG CCTCGGTGGACTCAATCACAGACGGCGATAG